A genomic window from Elaeis guineensis isolate ETL-2024a chromosome 3, EG11, whole genome shotgun sequence includes:
- the LOC105040921 gene encoding phytolongin Phyl1.2, protein MISDPNDNPIILYACVAKGPTVLAEISSSAASDLATQCLAAAPRFHRHYSHTAGGRIYAFLMENPLIFFAIADETLGKPKILLFLRRLRDVFFASFSIGIGGANERPSPLCFQREFLPELRRLVLPLSFQVDKPPSPPPADPPPSASCGSDSEKKTPKETKKKKKSKVTTEEHSISGIASHDSGAESRVEILAADADPRTKTVQGVWRQNVRTVVLIDLAFCSLLLGIWLSVCRGFHCIGS, encoded by the coding sequence ATGATTTCCGATCCCAACGACAACCCCATCATCCTCTACGCCTGCGTCGCCAAGGGCCCGACGGTGCTCGCCGAGATCAGCTCCTCCGCCGCCAGTGATCTCGCCACCCAGTGCCTCGCGGCCGCCCCCCGCTTTCACCGCCACTATTCCCATACTGCTGGTGGCCGGATCTACGCCTTTCTCATGGAGAACCCCCTCATCTTCTTCGCCATCGCCGACGAGACCCTCGGCAAGCCCAAGATCCTCCTCTTCCTCCGCCGCCTCCGCGATGTCTTCTTCGCCTCCTTCTCCATTGGCATTGGCGGCGCCAATGAGCGTCCCTCCCCCCTCTGCTTCCAGAGGGAGTTCCTCCCAGAGCTCCGCCGCCTCGTGCTCCCGCTCTCCTTCCAAGTGGACAAGCCTCCGTCGCCGCCGCCGGCGGATCCCCCTCCATCGGCGTCCTGCGGATCGGATAGCGAGAAAAAGACGCCGAAggaaacaaagaagaagaagaagagcaaggTGACCACCGAGGAGCATAGCATCAGTGGCATTGCTTCCCATGATTCCGGAGCTGAGAGCAGGGTAGAGATATTGGCAGCAGATGCCGATCCAAGAACGAAAACGGTCCAGGGGGTTTGGAGGCAGAACGTTCGGACGGTAGTCCTCATTGATCTGGCGTTCTGTAGTCTACTGCTTGGGATTTGGCTATCGGTGTGCAGGGGTTTTCACTGCATTGGCAGCTGA
- the LOC105040920 gene encoding uncharacterized protein gives MSSKQPASGLEQVRKSPDYQRMKAANRDVFEPRTIYFATYADPRESTNWRKCLQLKAEIVYHAITGKLVKTETELEAAKKLLVAIAKECKPPIATEGQKTSAGVAGEDQKEPLPEDYALEVDGVFLVVGYFSELNKITENLDREKAEIVKDIIKVENQLSLKDIKNIVDHVEDAIKKNETAKGELGGRHYKLADDFEGMIRRFCGYYSPFHSAAPADPGKDVLQKENLLHCLHFSLVGSKIDEKGSGGAWQSPSAGQLKRSGVRFEPSPKAAIDVEFSEPTLRMPALVHDFKLETVVGNLLAWEYGLPKEDQRPVTLYFQFMNELVGDLGDVRMMEELGLIKGTWKNLQEVFDLVKRTDERPPYPCVYAALDKEVRKVREYHDKKTKTVEEDRDKKKMRAFFKRHKPAAVLLLSSVAAASVIAAFIYKRKSRKG, from the exons ATGTCGTCGAAACAACCAGCCTCTGGCCTCGAACAAGTTCGGAAGTCCCCAGATTACCAGCGCATGAAAGCGGCCAACCGCGATGTATTTGAGCCGAGAACCATCTACTTCGCCACCTATGCGGACCCCAGAGAAAGCACCAATTGGCGCAAATGCTTGCAGTTGAAAGCCGAAATCGTTTACCATGCCATCACCGGGAAGCTCGTAAAGACGGAGACCGAACTTGAGGCGGCCAAGAAGCTGTTGGTTGCGATAGCCAAAGAATGCAAGCCTCCCATCGCCACTGAAGGCCAAAAAACGAGTGCAGGAGTTGCAGGGGAAGACCAAAAAG AGCCACTCCCTGAAGATTATGCACTGGAGGTGGACGGGGTTTTTCTGGTGGTGGGATATTTCTCAGAACTCAACAAAATCACAGAAAATTTGGATCGAGAGAAAGCAGAAATAGTAAAAGACATTATTAAGGTCGAAAACCAGCTCTCTCTTAAAGATATCAAAAATATTGTGGACCATGTGGAGGATgcgataaaaaaaaatgagaccGCAAAAGGAGAGTTGGGTGGTCGTCACTACAAGCTAGCAGATGACTTCGAGGGCATGATCAGGCGATTCTGCGGGTATTATTCCCCCTTCCACTCCGCAGCACCCGCAGACCCTGGAAAAGATGTGCTCCAGAAGGAAAATCTCCTGCATTGCCTGCATTTCAGCTTGGTAGGGagcaagatcgatgaaaagggaaGCGGCGGGGCGTGGCAAAGTCCAAGTGCTGGACAGCTGAAACGGTCCGGCGTGCGGTTTGAACCTTCACCGAAGGCTGCCATTGATGTCGAATTCTCCGAGCCAACGCTGCGAATGCCGGCATTGGTGCATGACTTCAAGTTAGAGACAGTTGTTGGGAATCTCCTGGCATGGGAATATGGCTTGCCTAAGGAGGATCAGAGGCCGGTGACTCTATATTTCCAGTTTATGAATGAATTGGTTGGCGATCTCGGCGATGTTCGGATGATGGAGGAATTGGGTCTCATCAAAGGGACGTGGAAGAATCTGCAAGAGGTTTTTGATTTGGTGAAGAGGACTGATGAGCGTCCGCCTTATCCTTGTGTGTATGCGGCTCTGGATAAGGAGGTTCGTAAGGTTCGGGAGTATCATGATAAGAAGACGAAGACAGTTGAGGAGGATCGTGATAAGAAGAAGATGAGGGCATTCTTCAAGAGGCATAAGCCGGCCGCTGTGCTTTTGTTGTCATCTGTTGCAGCTGCATCCGTTATCGCGGCGTTTATATATAAAAGGAAGAGCAGGAAGGGGTGA